TAGATGATGATATATACAGtacatacattttttctatGGCCTCAGAAATTTCAGGCCAAAATTCATCTACTATCATATCCAACTTCTTCAATGCAAACACCTTTAATTCAGGCATAGGCTCCTCAAGGAGGGAAATGATACCAgctgaaaaaagataaaaaaaattgattaatcaatTAAAGTTAAAAAACGCTAGAATCATAAAACAGAGCTCAATGTCTGTTAATATCAACTAAACGATTATATTTAATACTCCgaatacaaagttatataggTTATGACCCACGAGATTTGCAAATCATTGCATGTCTGATAATCAAACACAATGTAAAAATGTactaataaatttgtaaataataaagtCTAGATATACATTTACTATCCCACTTAAAACACACAATTTACCTGCTGATGTGATATTCATTTTCGTTTTCGTAGAATACGTCTACCTGCAACAAAGACTCCTGAAGAGAGTTTGATAGCAAAATAGCAAATACCGAACTACGAACTCATCAACCAAATTCAACAGAAATATGCCGCAAGCTGTTTTAACGACTACCACACTAACATCGAtgataaaattatcaaattgtCAAACTCTTTCACGTTTTCCCATATAGTCGCTTCTCGAttttcgaaaaaaatatttgatagtaAAAATGATTACAGcaatgaataattattattaattacgaaatttgaaaataataaatttctgatCTTGTAAAGTTTGAGCCTTCTAAATGGTAGCACTGCATGATATTGGAGTGCATTTCATAATGTTTACTCGAACTTTTACTTGAAATACTAACCTAAGATATATATAGTTGTGATTCGGAATTGTTATAGAAAATGCAATTATAAGAGAAGTAGTTTTTAAAATGTCGGAGAGAGCGAAAATTATGAGCCACGTAAAACATATTCCAAAAGATGCCCAAGTTATAATGTCAATTATGAAAGACATGGGAATTACAGATTACGATTCGAAGGTTATAAACCAATTGCTCGAATTTACGTATCGtaagtaatttattatatttacaatttatttaaagtaaTGTAAATGCAATGAAGTATATAATCATGCATGATTTTGCATTTATGATTTTACATTTGGAAGTAAGCTGTAAAGTTATTTTCGGTTTAAATTCCGCAGGTTATGTTACTTGCATATTAGACGACAGTAGAATTTACGCAAATCACGCTAAAAAGAAGTTTATCGATTTGGATGACGTTAGATTAGCAGTTAAGATGCAATTGGAACGTACATTTACAAATCCACCACCAAGAGATGTGTTATTAGATGTTGCTCGGACAAAAAACAATGTACCACTGCCATTTGTCAAAGCAAACAGTGGTTTAAGATTACCACCTGACAGATTTTGCTTGAATGCAACAAATTATAAACTTAAGAATTCAACGAAGAAAATAGTTGGGAAACCATTGCATTCTTTGGTTGGAAATAACATCCAAAGTGGTCAGTCTAAGATCAAAGTAGAAACTAATAAATCTGGCCTCTCCATAGTTAAAAGGGCTGGGACACTTGCAACAGTTGCTAGGACACAAAGCATTTCAATGCCAAAACCTGTCCTGAAATTTTCATCAGGTAAATGATacaagaaaggaaagaatataTGACAGGaactaatttattaattatatcgtaTCACAGATCCCTTCCGGACCTTGCATTCCCAAACATCTATCCCCTCTATCCATATTTCATTAATACGTAAGATACAAAATTgtgtatgtaataataataatatttgctattatatttttcattttttatttatattaattgtttaaatttataGCCACAACTGGTGGAGCTACCGTAAAGGCACAAGTAGCTAAGCCAAAAATACAGATTTCTCCAGGACAAACAATGCCTCCTATCAAAGTAGAAATTGAAGATTCcatgaaaaggaaaagagaagatgATGATTATGACGTTTCATAGTAATAAAGGACGcggataaattattttatattttttgtttgtaTCGTTAGAATCAGTGCATATAATACCAAAATGATTCTATAATTTCACATAACACTTCAattgaattttatctttttgaaatttgtataaaaatttcaattaaactgTATATTTTTTACTGGAGAATATAGTACAAATGTGTGCATAGCGAATTCAACAAATTCATATTCTacttgcatatatttattataaatcatcATATTTTGTATACTATATTTCCCCTAAACATTTTCCAAACGGAAATTGTTAAAAGAATAATGGAGATATTTTTTGTTcagtattgtaaaatatttctatggaacaatataagataataaagaaaaaagtggGATAATTGcctaaataaattaatagaatttgTCAAATTCCAACTTATTTAGAAgataatttatttgaatattattttaagcCTCGTAAATATACACATTTTATTCACCGTATTTACACAAAGTCGAGGGCTGTTCGCTATGGAACTCcgtattcttttttttcctccgtttttttttttttttttttattcaggaGTTGTTAGAGCGG
The Bombus terrestris chromosome 10, iyBomTerr1.2, whole genome shotgun sequence genome window above contains:
- the LOC100646031 gene encoding transcription initiation factor TFIID subunit 9-like, whose protein sequence is MSERAKIMSHVKHIPKDAQVIMSIMKDMGITDYDSKVINQLLEFTYRYVTCILDDSRIYANHAKKKFIDLDDVRLAVKMQLERTFTNPPPRDVLLDVARTKNNVPLPFVKANSGLRLPPDRFCLNATNYKLKNSTKKIVGKPLHSLVGNNIQSGQSKIKVETNKSGLSIVKRAGTLATVARTQSISMPKPVLKFSSATTGGATVKAQVAKPKIQISPGQTMPPIKVEIEDSMKRKREDDDYDVS